Proteins encoded together in one Planctopirus ephydatiae window:
- a CDS encoding leucine-rich repeat domain-containing protein produces MICRLDDLNRTTCRFSQFASWVSPGLLAHTKLLAGASLVLTIVTLSGCPSAPPSAPTSTSATSEQTSPPDDPQLIEQLRAKSGLLTVDANGHVIKADFTVKGTKVAGEGETAAETSIGDDDLALVAKLTHLTELRLEGPKITDKGVLLLKPLTNLVVLGLENTQLTDTGAEVLASFPNLEVLYLRRTNILDPALVHLSKLAKLRALDLRFTNVTDEGMKSLSGLSQLRDLRLQATRVTDASLPLIAKLPNLQKLNVWGENFTDAGLSQLADTKTLRILELDDTRLTSEGLIKLGGLTNLEELHVRRTRIKNDGLAVVKNMPRMRRLLLRDTLCTDPGLEAVSGLKNLVELDLTEGIFGDDGVKNLAGLTSLEDLSLWATTTSDAGIESIRDLKKLKALNLEQTRITDAAARTIAGFGELTELNLSQTEVTDATLKELATLKKLKKLSVNNCIMLSGGGLDELKAAIPGLQIVGP; encoded by the coding sequence ATGATTTGCCGCCTCGACGACTTGAACCGCACCACCTGCCGTTTTTCCCAGTTCGCTTCCTGGGTCAGCCCGGGCTTGCTGGCACATACGAAATTGCTGGCCGGGGCTTCGCTGGTGCTGACGATAGTGACATTGTCGGGCTGTCCGAGTGCACCGCCATCGGCACCGACATCGACATCGGCAACCAGCGAACAAACATCGCCTCCTGATGATCCCCAGTTGATCGAACAGTTGCGTGCCAAAAGTGGTCTATTGACGGTGGACGCTAATGGGCATGTCATCAAGGCTGATTTTACAGTCAAGGGGACGAAGGTCGCCGGTGAAGGAGAGACGGCTGCAGAAACTTCGATTGGAGACGACGATCTGGCGCTCGTGGCCAAGTTGACTCATCTGACCGAATTGCGGCTCGAAGGCCCGAAGATTACCGACAAAGGTGTGCTGCTGCTGAAGCCGCTGACCAATCTGGTCGTGCTGGGGCTGGAGAACACACAACTGACAGATACCGGGGCTGAGGTGCTGGCGAGTTTTCCCAACCTGGAAGTGCTGTATCTCCGGCGGACAAACATTCTTGACCCGGCTCTGGTCCATCTCTCGAAGCTGGCGAAATTGCGAGCACTCGATTTGCGATTTACCAATGTGACCGATGAAGGAATGAAGTCGCTCTCTGGGTTGTCTCAACTGCGCGATCTGCGTCTGCAGGCGACTCGTGTCACGGATGCATCGCTCCCGCTGATTGCCAAACTCCCGAACCTGCAAAAGCTCAATGTGTGGGGCGAGAACTTTACGGATGCCGGTCTGAGCCAGTTGGCTGATACGAAGACTCTCCGCATTCTGGAACTGGATGATACGAGACTGACCAGCGAAGGGCTGATCAAGCTGGGTGGATTGACCAATCTGGAAGAGCTGCATGTGCGCCGCACTCGTATCAAGAACGATGGCCTGGCTGTGGTGAAGAACATGCCCAGGATGCGCCGGTTACTGCTGCGGGATACATTGTGTACAGACCCGGGGCTGGAGGCTGTGAGTGGGCTAAAGAATCTGGTGGAGCTGGATCTTACTGAGGGGATTTTTGGTGATGATGGTGTGAAGAATTTAGCGGGGCTGACCTCACTGGAAGATTTGAGCCTGTGGGCCACGACGACGTCTGATGCAGGGATTGAATCGATTCGAGATCTGAAGAAGCTCAAGGCTTTAAATCTGGAGCAGACCCGGATTACTGATGCAGCAGCCAGGACAATTGCAGGGTTCGGTGAGCTAACCGAATTGAATTTATCGCAGACAGAAGTGACCGATGCGACATTGAAGGAACTGGCTACTCTGAAGAAGCTCAAGAAGCTGTCTGTCAATAACTGCATCATGCTGAGTGGTGGGGGCCTGGATGAATTGAAGGCTGCGATTCCCGGGCTGCAGATTGTGGGCCCCTAG
- a CDS encoding phospholipid scramblase-related protein: MSILDRSTFFIKEHVGMMKLVDRYDIHDPDTNEKIGFVEEQPGQLVTYLRLLVNKQLMPTTIVVSDLTDNSVLFIIHRGVSFFRPKVTVKSPQGEMIGYFRAKLFSLGGGFLLFDANDQQVGDVKGDWKGWNFKLLSASGEELGTVTKKWAGMAKEIFTSADNYIVALSPTIQSNRSLATLLLAAGLAIDTVFKESKN, translated from the coding sequence ATGTCGATTCTCGACCGCTCCACATTCTTCATCAAAGAGCATGTGGGCATGATGAAACTGGTCGATCGCTACGATATCCACGACCCCGACACTAACGAAAAAATTGGCTTCGTCGAAGAGCAGCCGGGTCAACTCGTGACTTACCTCAGGCTGCTCGTCAATAAACAGCTCATGCCCACCACGATTGTCGTGAGTGATCTCACAGACAACAGCGTCCTCTTTATCATTCACCGAGGCGTGTCGTTTTTCCGCCCCAAAGTCACCGTCAAAAGCCCGCAAGGCGAAATGATTGGTTACTTCCGGGCCAAGCTCTTTTCACTGGGGGGTGGCTTTTTACTCTTCGATGCCAACGATCAGCAGGTTGGCGATGTCAAAGGGGATTGGAAAGGCTGGAATTTCAAACTGCTCAGTGCATCTGGAGAAGAACTCGGCACCGTCACCAAAAAATGGGCCGGCATGGCCAAGGAAATCTTTACCTCGGCAGATAACTACATCGTCGCACTCAGCCCCACGATTCAATCCAATCGCAGCCTCGCCACCTTACTGCTGGCTGCCGGCCTGGCGATCGATACGGTCTTTAAAGAAAGCAAAAACTAG
- a CDS encoding endo-1,4-beta-xylanase: MGLLRFVVDSEEILKDWPEVYHGYLAGPDGRIFPSRMEVEGNVLGCRRNTSESGKFHIAWPVAGHGRLLLCTGSLPERQEPYVLALELARGKIVQLRDQASQWELSGLRIPVDYYDLLKQAQAHFRQAVLEDDLGRMCEMASQAIVNACDAAQELGQAYSRQALASRQQRYPHLPAILGIELEYAAPHENWSLITSPFNSACLRLNWKEVEPQEGDYSWELTDQQLEWCESRKMVVRAGPLLDFGPGGLPGWLAPWEHDPFNLQSFICDFIETAMLRYQGRVRLWEIATRFNTGGALKLPEDQRLALLARVLDIARQVDEESQLILRVDQPWGDYMAKGQHRLSPIQTVDALVRSGVGLSGANLEIAVGYQPASTQHRDLLDFSRLIDLWGGLGIPLHVTLSCPSAGIADLETTTETGVDPRLWKNGPSESEQADWATQIMQLLIAKPAVVGVTWKHLNDATPHSLPHSGLWDAQSQPKEIFQRLKKLNS; the protein is encoded by the coding sequence ATGGGGCTCCTGAGGTTTGTGGTTGATTCCGAAGAGATCCTCAAAGACTGGCCAGAAGTCTACCACGGATATCTGGCTGGCCCGGATGGTCGCATTTTTCCTTCCCGTATGGAGGTGGAAGGAAATGTGCTTGGGTGCCGCAGGAATACTTCTGAGAGTGGCAAGTTTCATATTGCCTGGCCAGTGGCGGGGCATGGTCGGCTGCTGCTTTGTACAGGATCGTTACCGGAAAGGCAGGAACCTTATGTTCTGGCCTTGGAGCTGGCTCGCGGCAAGATCGTGCAGTTGCGCGATCAGGCATCTCAGTGGGAGTTATCAGGGCTGCGAATTCCTGTCGACTACTATGATTTGCTGAAGCAGGCTCAGGCTCATTTTCGGCAAGCGGTGTTAGAAGACGACCTGGGCCGCATGTGTGAGATGGCTTCTCAAGCCATTGTGAACGCCTGTGACGCTGCTCAGGAACTTGGCCAGGCATATTCACGACAGGCACTGGCCAGCCGGCAGCAGCGGTACCCTCACTTGCCGGCGATTCTGGGAATCGAGCTCGAGTATGCAGCTCCCCATGAGAACTGGTCGTTGATTACGAGTCCTTTCAATTCCGCCTGTCTGCGGCTGAACTGGAAGGAAGTCGAGCCCCAGGAAGGAGATTATTCGTGGGAGTTGACCGATCAGCAACTGGAGTGGTGTGAATCGCGCAAGATGGTGGTTCGAGCCGGGCCACTGCTCGATTTTGGCCCGGGCGGATTACCTGGCTGGCTGGCACCATGGGAACATGATCCGTTCAATCTGCAGAGCTTTATCTGCGATTTTATCGAAACCGCGATGCTGCGGTACCAGGGCCGGGTAAGACTGTGGGAGATCGCGACTCGATTTAATACGGGTGGAGCGCTGAAGTTACCCGAAGATCAGCGACTGGCACTTCTTGCCAGAGTGCTGGATATTGCCCGGCAGGTTGATGAAGAATCCCAACTGATTCTGCGAGTCGATCAGCCATGGGGAGATTACATGGCCAAGGGTCAGCATCGACTCTCGCCAATCCAGACCGTGGATGCCCTCGTTCGATCCGGAGTGGGCCTGAGTGGTGCCAACCTGGAAATCGCGGTCGGGTATCAACCGGCATCGACGCAGCATCGAGATCTGCTCGACTTTTCCAGGCTGATCGATCTGTGGGGTGGGCTAGGGATCCCTTTGCACGTGACACTTTCATGCCCGTCGGCAGGAATTGCAGATCTCGAAACAACCACCGAGACCGGAGTTGATCCACGATTGTGGAAGAACGGCCCGAGCGAGAGCGAGCAAGCCGACTGGGCGACTCAGATCATGCAGTTATTGATCGCGAAGCCGGCCGTCGTAGGTGTGACGTGGAAGCACCTGAACGATGCGACCCCGCATTCTTTGCCGCATAGTGGTCTGTGGGATGCACAGTCTCAGCCCAAAGAGATTTTTCAGCGGCTGAAGAAACTGAATTCGTAG
- a CDS encoding phosphoribosylaminoimidazolesuccinocarboxamide synthase encodes MTNNSQPFNFLPHPAVTQSHLPGMTPRQGKVRDVYDFGDQLLFVATDRISAFDWILPTGIPDKGKLLTQMSCFWFDLLKVRHHLVSTNPATLPLPPGTDLSQLKGRSLVVQKTRVIPIECVVRGYLAGSGWKEYRASQTICGISLPPGLVECDKLPEPIFTPATKAESGHDENISFEQMQRDIDPQLAVKLRDLSLSIYRQAADYALKKGIVLADTKFEFGLLGDEIILIDEVLTPDSSRFWPLDQYQPGQGQPSFDKQFVRDWLETQPWDKNSPPPPLPEDVVLQTRAKYVEAFERLTGSTFASSQTHS; translated from the coding sequence ATGACCAACAATTCCCAGCCTTTCAATTTCCTCCCTCACCCGGCTGTTACCCAAAGCCATCTCCCTGGCATGACACCCCGCCAGGGCAAAGTTCGCGATGTTTACGACTTTGGTGACCAGCTCCTTTTCGTCGCCACGGATCGCATCAGTGCCTTTGACTGGATCCTCCCCACAGGCATTCCCGATAAAGGAAAACTCCTCACGCAAATGAGTTGCTTCTGGTTTGATCTGCTGAAGGTTCGCCATCATCTGGTCTCCACCAACCCGGCGACATTGCCCTTACCCCCCGGAACAGACCTTTCCCAACTCAAAGGTCGCAGCCTCGTCGTACAGAAAACCAGAGTCATTCCCATCGAGTGTGTCGTGCGTGGCTATCTGGCCGGAAGTGGCTGGAAGGAGTATCGCGCTTCACAAACAATCTGTGGAATTTCACTCCCTCCAGGACTTGTCGAATGCGACAAACTCCCCGAGCCAATCTTCACCCCCGCCACGAAAGCCGAAAGTGGCCACGATGAGAACATCTCGTTTGAACAGATGCAGCGGGATATCGATCCACAGCTTGCAGTAAAACTCCGCGACCTCAGCCTTTCCATCTACCGCCAGGCAGCCGATTACGCCTTGAAAAAGGGAATCGTGCTGGCTGACACCAAATTTGAATTCGGCTTACTGGGCGACGAGATCATTCTCATCGATGAAGTCCTGACACCTGACAGTTCCCGCTTCTGGCCTCTCGATCAGTATCAGCCCGGCCAAGGCCAGCCTTCGTTCGATAAGCAGTTTGTTCGAGACTGGCTCGAAACCCAGCCTTGGGACAAAAACTCCCCACCTCCCCCACTCCCGGAAGATGTCGTACTCCAAACCCGGGCCAAGTACGTCGAGGCCTTCGAACGACTGACCGGAAGCACTTTTGCATCGAGTCAGACACACTCATGA
- a CDS encoding sensor histidine kinase, whose translation MSAQDALSPSIPTPGTRPDSPRAPFNPLTPQNLALRDQEFNWDLAAESITVRIRWFGVLVGFVLVNFVGSGENQFILNAILTLGAIYAIVDTWYSLRGLVFLDAAPLLISMMEAVFIGLLCYFDEGLLSPFRFYYFLSLLVCALRHPAWMTYISLLFHTASYAALTFSVTLTNERMLALVFMLVLMLWVTWATVSLSDLLMRAGRRLAMLNDVLRQNQGELEQRINERTRQLQESQAMLVQHEKQAAFGLLAAGIAHEVGNPLAAISSLVQLLNRRDIDAHTREKLHLVDDQLRRIQRTLRELVDFSRPATNVETNCDIHEVLGAALSIAKYYKRKKGKRIVTAFAENIPRVRAVRDQLVQVFLNLILNALDATEEGGQIHISTSIADGWLRIDIRDDGHGIEPAARSRIFQPYFTTKSTGTGLGLFVCRNIIEQQLYGRIELTASSSSGSTFTVFLTSDAIQSIGQRPAGIEVGELPAEELA comes from the coding sequence ATGTCGGCTCAAGATGCCTTATCACCCAGCATACCCACTCCTGGAACCCGCCCGGATTCCCCGAGGGCTCCGTTTAATCCTTTGACTCCGCAGAATCTGGCTCTTCGCGATCAGGAATTCAACTGGGATCTCGCTGCCGAGAGTATCACTGTTCGCATTCGCTGGTTCGGTGTTCTGGTGGGGTTCGTGCTGGTGAACTTCGTGGGAAGTGGCGAGAACCAGTTCATTCTCAATGCCATTCTCACTCTCGGTGCGATCTATGCGATTGTCGATACCTGGTACAGCTTGCGGGGACTCGTCTTCCTCGATGCCGCACCACTACTCATCTCGATGATGGAAGCCGTCTTTATTGGATTGCTCTGTTATTTTGATGAGGGCCTGCTCAGTCCTTTTCGATTCTACTATTTTCTATCACTGCTGGTCTGTGCGCTCCGTCACCCCGCCTGGATGACCTACATCTCACTCTTGTTTCACACAGCCAGCTATGCCGCTTTAACTTTCAGTGTCACCCTTACCAACGAGCGGATGCTGGCTCTGGTTTTTATGCTTGTGCTGATGCTCTGGGTGACCTGGGCGACGGTCTCACTTTCCGACCTGTTAATGCGGGCCGGGCGCAGGCTGGCCATGCTCAACGATGTTCTCAGGCAAAACCAGGGCGAACTCGAACAAAGGATTAACGAGCGCACCAGGCAATTGCAGGAATCTCAGGCCATGCTTGTGCAGCACGAAAAACAGGCCGCATTCGGATTGCTGGCTGCGGGCATCGCCCATGAGGTTGGCAATCCTCTGGCTGCCATCAGTTCCCTGGTGCAACTTCTCAATCGCCGGGACATCGATGCGCATACGCGGGAAAAGCTGCATCTCGTTGATGATCAATTGCGGCGTATCCAGCGAACATTGCGCGAACTGGTCGATTTCAGCCGCCCCGCCACGAATGTCGAGACCAATTGCGACATTCACGAAGTCCTGGGGGCCGCCCTAAGTATTGCCAAGTATTACAAACGGAAAAAGGGCAAGCGAATTGTCACGGCATTTGCCGAGAACATTCCCCGAGTGCGCGCTGTCCGTGATCAACTGGTGCAGGTCTTTCTAAACCTGATTCTCAACGCTCTGGACGCCACAGAAGAAGGGGGCCAGATCCATATTTCGACATCGATTGCCGACGGTTGGTTGAGGATCGATATTCGCGATGATGGGCATGGGATTGAACCTGCCGCCCGCTCGCGAATTTTTCAGCCTTACTTCACCACCAAATCGACAGGAACCGGCCTGGGATTGTTCGTTTGTCGGAACATTATCGAACAGCAGTTGTATGGCCGTATTGAACTGACGGCTTCCAGTTCGTCAGGCTCCACCTTCACAGTCTTTCTCACGAGTGACGCCATTCAATCGATTGGCCAGCGACCAGCCGGGATCGAAGTGGGCGAGTTACCTGCAGAAGAGCTTGCATGA
- a CDS encoding lysylphosphatidylglycerol synthase transmembrane domain-containing protein: MSDTTAPASLPARETPSARPLWQKILKWVLFAVVLVYVSRHLWQMWRDGQAHTITVHWGYVVIAIGLFTLSWTPSIFVWRRLLRSCHQETGLTVIAKAFYIGHFGKYVPGKAMALAIRGWLARDEADVPMRIGVLTAGYEAIAFMAAGSFWAMIFLPVGMKRLLNEWQIPDWFWWLWPLLMVILLLISLPVVAQLMNQLSRKMASQVTDAPPLTIGPWQLLALLSQLSIAWFIKAIALACLWVGVSSAGADLPNMPTCLAAATIANVGGFLVFFAPAGLGPREWLMIEVFSQPGSLSSSQIAVITILARLVSFLGEAVGAVIFTLVSPRRAVVPEVHDSTPAP, translated from the coding sequence GTGTCGGATACGACTGCTCCAGCATCACTCCCCGCCAGAGAGACGCCATCGGCCAGGCCTTTATGGCAAAAGATCCTCAAGTGGGTGCTTTTTGCAGTCGTGCTGGTTTATGTCAGTCGGCATCTCTGGCAAATGTGGCGCGATGGCCAGGCACATACCATTACGGTGCACTGGGGTTATGTCGTCATTGCAATCGGGCTTTTCACTCTCAGTTGGACACCTTCAATTTTTGTCTGGCGCAGGCTGCTTCGCTCGTGTCATCAGGAAACTGGCTTAACGGTAATTGCCAAAGCCTTCTATATCGGTCACTTTGGCAAGTATGTTCCCGGTAAAGCCATGGCTCTGGCCATTCGCGGCTGGCTCGCGCGAGATGAAGCTGATGTTCCTATGCGCATCGGTGTCTTGACCGCGGGTTACGAAGCCATTGCCTTTATGGCGGCTGGTTCCTTCTGGGCGATGATCTTTCTCCCCGTCGGTATGAAACGTCTCCTGAATGAATGGCAGATCCCTGACTGGTTCTGGTGGCTGTGGCCACTCCTCATGGTGATCTTGCTGCTCATTTCGTTGCCGGTTGTTGCACAGCTCATGAACCAGCTTTCTCGAAAGATGGCTTCGCAGGTCACCGATGCCCCGCCATTAACCATTGGACCGTGGCAGCTTCTCGCACTTCTCTCACAGTTGAGCATCGCCTGGTTCATCAAAGCCATCGCCCTGGCCTGTTTATGGGTGGGTGTGAGCTCCGCAGGGGCAGATCTCCCCAACATGCCCACCTGTTTGGCAGCTGCCACCATTGCCAATGTCGGTGGCTTTCTCGTCTTCTTCGCACCCGCTGGCCTGGGCCCACGCGAATGGCTCATGATCGAAGTCTTCTCTCAACCAGGCAGCTTGAGTTCCTCACAGATTGCCGTCATCACCATTCTGGCCAGACTCGTCAGCTTTCTGGGAGAAGCCGTCGGGGCTGTCATTTTCACACTTGTCAGCCCTCGTCGGGCAGTCGTACCAGAAGTGCATGATTCAACCCCCGCACCATAA